One region of Paucibacter aquatile genomic DNA includes:
- the clpA gene encoding ATP-dependent Clp protease ATP-binding subunit ClpA gives MIAQELEVSLHMAFVEARQQRHEFITVEHLLMALLDNPSAAEVLRACSANLDDLRKSLTQFIKENTPTVGGADEVDTQPTLGFQRVIQRAIMHVQSTGSGKKEVTGANVLVAIFGEKDSHAVYYLHQQGVTRLDVVNFIAHGIKKSDPPEPPKGQEGSAGAETEREEGEGQGKGSPLEQFTQNLNQLAKDGKIDPLIGREHEVERVVQVLCRRRKNNPLLVGEAGVGKTAIAEGLAWRITEGDVPEVLSEAVVYSLDMGALLAGTKYRGDFEQRLKAVLKQLKDQPHAVLFIDEIHTLIGAGAASGGTLDASNLLKPALSSGAMKCIGATTFSEYRGIFEKDAALSRRFQKVDVAEPSVEQTIEILKGLKSRFEEHHNVKYALGALQAAAELSAKYINDRHLPDKAIDVIDEAGAAQRILPKSKQKKTITRSEVEDIVAKIARIPPASVSSDDRSKLKSLDRDLNSVVFGQEPAIDALAAAIKMARSGLGKPDKPIGSFLFSGPTGVGKTEVAKQLAYILGIELIRFDMSEYMERHAVSRLIGAPPGYVGFDQGGLLTEAVTKKPHAVLLLDEIEKAHPDVFNVLLQVMDHGSLTDNNGRKADFRNIIIIMTTNAGAEVMNKSSIGFMNSRQQGDEMADIKRLFTPEFRNRLDAIVSFRALDEEIIMRVVDKFLLQLESQLQEKKVEVTFSDALRKQLAKKGFDPLMGARPMQRLIQDTIRRALADELLFGRLVDGGRLGVDVDGAGEVQLDIQPLSKPKDNKPKAEPATAS, from the coding sequence ATGATTGCGCAAGAGCTTGAAGTTAGCCTGCATATGGCGTTCGTGGAAGCACGCCAGCAGCGCCATGAGTTCATCACCGTCGAGCACTTGCTGATGGCCCTGTTGGACAACCCTTCCGCTGCCGAAGTGCTGCGCGCCTGCTCGGCCAACCTGGACGATCTGCGCAAGAGCCTGACGCAGTTCATCAAGGAAAACACCCCGACCGTGGGTGGCGCCGATGAGGTGGACACCCAGCCGACGCTGGGCTTCCAGCGCGTGATCCAGCGCGCCATCATGCATGTGCAGTCCACGGGCAGCGGCAAGAAGGAAGTGACCGGCGCCAATGTGCTGGTCGCCATCTTTGGCGAGAAGGATTCGCACGCCGTCTACTACCTGCACCAGCAGGGCGTGACGCGCCTCGATGTGGTGAATTTCATCGCCCACGGCATCAAGAAGTCCGATCCGCCCGAGCCGCCCAAGGGGCAGGAGGGCAGCGCCGGCGCCGAGACCGAGCGCGAAGAGGGCGAAGGTCAGGGCAAGGGCTCTCCGCTGGAGCAGTTCACCCAGAACCTGAACCAGCTGGCCAAGGACGGCAAGATCGATCCGCTGATCGGCCGCGAGCACGAAGTCGAGCGTGTGGTTCAGGTGCTCTGCCGCCGCCGCAAGAACAACCCGCTGCTGGTGGGCGAAGCCGGCGTGGGCAAGACGGCCATCGCCGAGGGCCTGGCCTGGCGCATCACCGAGGGCGATGTGCCCGAGGTGCTGTCTGAAGCCGTGGTGTATTCGCTGGACATGGGCGCTTTGCTGGCCGGCACCAAGTACCGCGGTGACTTCGAGCAGCGTCTGAAGGCCGTGCTCAAGCAGCTGAAGGACCAGCCGCATGCCGTGTTGTTCATCGACGAGATCCACACCCTGATCGGTGCCGGTGCGGCTTCGGGTGGCACGCTGGACGCCAGCAATCTGCTCAAGCCGGCGCTGAGCTCCGGCGCGATGAAGTGCATCGGCGCCACCACCTTCAGCGAGTACCGGGGCATCTTCGAGAAGGACGCGGCCCTGAGCCGTCGCTTCCAGAAGGTCGATGTGGCTGAGCCTTCCGTCGAGCAGACCATCGAGATCCTCAAGGGTCTGAAGTCGCGCTTCGAAGAGCACCACAACGTCAAGTACGCCCTGGGTGCGCTGCAGGCGGCGGCCGAGCTCTCGGCCAAGTACATCAACGACCGCCATCTGCCGGACAAGGCCATCGATGTGATCGATGAGGCCGGCGCTGCCCAGCGCATCCTGCCCAAGAGCAAGCAGAAGAAAACCATCACGCGCAGCGAGGTGGAGGACATCGTGGCCAAGATCGCGCGCATCCCGCCCGCTTCTGTGTCCAGCGATGACCGCAGCAAGCTCAAGAGCCTGGATCGTGATCTGAACAGCGTGGTGTTCGGCCAGGAGCCGGCCATCGATGCCTTGGCCGCTGCCATCAAGATGGCGCGCTCCGGCCTGGGCAAGCCGGACAAGCCGATCGGTTCTTTCCTGTTCAGCGGCCCGACCGGCGTGGGTAAGACCGAGGTGGCCAAGCAGCTCGCCTACATCCTGGGCATCGAACTGATTCGCTTCGACATGTCCGAGTACATGGAGCGCCATGCGGTCAGCCGCCTGATCGGCGCGCCTCCGGGTTATGTCGGTTTCGACCAAGGCGGTCTGCTGACCGAGGCCGTGACCAAGAAGCCGCATGCGGTGCTGCTGCTCGATGAAATCGAGAAGGCGCACCCGGATGTCTTCAATGTTCTGCTTCAGGTCATGGACCATGGCTCGCTGACCGACAACAACGGGCGCAAGGCCGATTTCCGCAACATCATCATCATCATGACGACCAATGCCGGCGCCGAAGTGATGAACAAGAGCAGCATCGGCTTCATGAACTCGCGCCAGCAGGGCGATGAAATGGCCGACATCAAGCGCCTGTTCACGCCGGAGTTCCGCAACCGCCTGGACGCCATCGTGTCCTTCCGTGCGCTTGATGAGGAAATCATCATGCGCGTGGTCGACAAGTTCCTGTTGCAGCTGGAAAGCCAGCTGCAGGAGAAGAAGGTCGAGGTCACCTTCAGCGACGCGCTGCGCAAGCAGCTGGCCAAGAAGGGCTTCGATCCGCTGATGGGTGCCCGCCCCATGCAGCGCCTGATCCAGGACACCATCCGTCGCGCTTTGGCCGACGAGTTGTTGTTCGGTCGCCTGGTCGATGGCGGTCGCCTGGGTGTGGATGTCGATGGCGCTGGCGAGGTCCAGCTGGACATCCAGCCTCTGAGCAAGCCCAAGGACAACAAGCCCAAGGCGGAGCCGGCCACGGCCAGCTGA
- the clpS gene encoding ATP-dependent Clp protease adapter ClpS — protein MPDFPSQPPMPPGLPPGREDADGTATVERLTQKTEPPRLYQVLLLNDDFTPMEFVVMVLQEYFRHDLDTATQIMLKIHHDGRGVCGVFSKDVAATKVELVLAAARRAGHPLQCIMEAA, from the coding sequence ATGCCAGATTTCCCCAGTCAACCGCCAATGCCACCCGGATTGCCGCCCGGGCGTGAAGATGCCGACGGTACGGCCACTGTTGAGCGTCTGACGCAAAAAACCGAGCCGCCGCGCCTCTACCAAGTGCTGCTGCTCAACGACGACTTCACACCCATGGAGTTCGTGGTCATGGTTTTGCAGGAATATTTCCGACATGACCTGGATACGGCCACCCAGATCATGCTCAAAATCCACCACGATGGGCGTGGGGTCTGCGGCGTCTTCAGCAAGGACGTTGCGGCGACCAAGGTCGAATTGGTGCTGGCGGCCGCAAGGCGCGCCGGCCATCCTTTGCAGTGCATTATGGAGGCCGCATGA